The Metabacillus sediminilitoris genome window below encodes:
- the rocF gene encoding arginase produces the protein MKKHISIIGVPMDLGQSRRGVDMGPSAIRYAGVVERLEKLDFDIHDKGDIAIGRPSKNEVHSDGNLKFLKAVTEASEKLASVVDEVIEAGSFPLVFGGDHSIAIGSLAGISKHYKNLGVIWYDAHGDLNTAETSPSGNIHGMPLAVSLGIGHPDLTNIGGFAPKISPENIVIIGARSLDEGERELIRERGIKVYTMHEIDRLGMTKVIEEAITYLKDKTDGVHLSLDLDGLDPSDAPGVGTPVLGGISYRESHLAMEMLEESKLITSAEFVEVNPILDERNKTASVAVALMGSLFGEKLL, from the coding sequence ATGAAAAAACATATATCGATTATCGGTGTCCCCATGGATTTAGGACAATCTCGACGTGGAGTTGACATGGGCCCAAGTGCGATTCGCTATGCTGGTGTTGTGGAACGTTTAGAAAAGCTGGATTTTGACATCCATGATAAAGGTGACATTGCTATTGGTCGACCTAGTAAAAATGAGGTACACTCTGACGGCAATTTGAAATTTTTGAAAGCGGTAACGGAAGCAAGTGAGAAATTGGCTTCTGTTGTTGACGAAGTTATTGAAGCAGGTTCTTTTCCACTAGTTTTTGGCGGTGACCACAGTATTGCAATTGGATCACTTGCAGGTATTTCTAAGCATTACAAAAACTTAGGTGTTATCTGGTATGATGCTCACGGTGATTTAAATACAGCAGAAACTTCTCCTTCGGGGAATATTCACGGTATGCCATTAGCGGTAAGTTTAGGCATCGGTCATCCGGATTTAACGAATATTGGTGGCTTCGCTCCGAAAATAAGTCCGGAGAATATTGTCATTATTGGAGCAAGATCATTAGATGAGGGTGAAAGAGAGCTTATCCGTGAAAGAGGCATTAAAGTCTATACCATGCATGAAATAGATCGTTTAGGTATGACAAAAGTCATTGAAGAAGCGATTACATACTTAAAAGATAAAACAGATGGCGTCCATTTATCACTTGATTTAGACGGATTAGATCCAAGTGATGCACCAGGCGTAGGTACACCGGTATTAGGTGGAATAAGCTATCGTGAAAGTCATCTAGCAATGGAAATGCTAGAGGAATCAAAACTGATCACTTCTGCTGAATTTGTTGAGGTAAACCCAATATTGGATGAAAGAAATAAAACAGCTTCTGTTGCTGTTGCGTTAATGGGCTCACTTTTTGGAGAGAAATTATTATAA
- the wrbA gene encoding NAD(P)H:quinone oxidoreductase translates to MSNVKLAVIYYSSTGTNYQLAQWAEESGKEAGAEVKVLKVPETAPQSAIESNPAWKAHVEEAKDIPEVTLNDLEWADAIIFSIPTRFGNMPSQMKQFLDTTGGLWFNGKLVNKVVSAMSSAQNSHGGQEATILSLYTTMYHWGAIVAAPGYTDPVTFASGGNPYGTSVTVNQEGKMVEDVQAAVKHQAKRTVTIAELVKKGNQ, encoded by the coding sequence ATGTCAAATGTAAAATTAGCTGTTATTTATTACAGTTCAACTGGGACAAACTATCAATTAGCTCAATGGGCTGAAGAAAGTGGAAAAGAGGCTGGTGCAGAGGTAAAAGTATTGAAAGTTCCTGAAACAGCTCCACAATCAGCCATTGAATCAAATCCAGCATGGAAAGCGCATGTCGAGGAAGCGAAAGATATTCCTGAAGTAACATTAAATGATCTTGAATGGGCAGATGCAATTATTTTCAGCATTCCGACTAGATTTGGTAATATGCCATCACAAATGAAGCAATTTTTGGATACAACTGGAGGACTTTGGTTTAACGGAAAACTTGTTAATAAAGTAGTAAGTGCTATGTCTTCAGCCCAAAATTCTCATGGCGGTCAAGAGGCAACCATTTTATCATTATATACAACCATGTACCATTGGGGAGCGATTGTAGCTGCACCTGGATATACAGACCCAGTTACATTTGCTTCTGGCGGAAATCCTTACGGAACAAGTGTAACTGTTAACCAAGAAGGAAAAATGGTTGAGGATGTACAAGCTGCTGTAAAACATCAAGCGAAACGTACAGTTACAATAGCGGAATTAGTGAAAAAAGGTAATCAATAA
- a CDS encoding winged helix-turn-helix transcriptional regulator — MNKSLICPRFEKAMGILSQRWTGLVIYQLLSGPQRFTTIETSIGITGRVLSERLKDLENQGIVKREVFPETPVRIEYSLTEKGLSLEPLLRDIEKWSQTWLIIEEDTD, encoded by the coding sequence TTGAATAAGTCTCTAATTTGTCCAAGATTTGAAAAAGCAATGGGGATTTTAAGTCAACGGTGGACTGGACTGGTAATCTACCAACTCCTTAGTGGCCCTCAACGTTTTACTACTATTGAAACGTCAATCGGCATTACTGGGAGAGTTCTTTCTGAGAGATTAAAGGACTTAGAAAATCAAGGAATCGTGAAAAGAGAAGTTTTCCCTGAAACTCCCGTTCGTATTGAATATTCTTTAACTGAAAAAGGTCTATCCTTAGAACCTCTTTTGCGAGATATAGAAAAGTGGTCACAAACATGGTTAATCATAGAAGAAGATACGGATTAG
- a CDS encoding LLM class flavin-dependent oxidoreductase: MLTNTDLTKSEFEIGIYTLGDIVPDPYTGKVVNARQRLQEIVESAKIAEEAGLDVFGVGEHHRLDFAVSATPVVLGAISQVTKKIKLTSATSVLSTMDPVRLFEDYATLDLLSNGRAEIIAGRGAFVESFPLFGYNLDDNAALFAENMDLFLKLSKNDRISWDGNFRTPIHNAEIAPRPVQEQIPIWVGVGGSLESAARAGRFGAGMAMAILDGDPSRFKPVADIYRKTATETGHSLQNLKIGVTGHGYLAKTSQQAKDEYYPYYLNYKKYVGQQLGIGSNMNEAEYEQMLTPGGALFVGSPEQIIEKILYQYEMFGHKRFVAQVDIGAIPFKKVAESIELLATKVAPVVRKETIR, encoded by the coding sequence ATGCTGACAAATACAGACTTAACGAAATCCGAATTTGAAATTGGAATATATACACTTGGTGATATCGTACCAGATCCCTATACAGGTAAGGTAGTAAATGCGCGACAACGATTACAGGAGATTGTTGAATCGGCAAAAATTGCAGAGGAAGCGGGTTTGGATGTTTTTGGTGTTGGTGAGCATCATCGTTTAGACTTTGCTGTATCTGCCACACCTGTTGTTTTAGGAGCCATTTCACAAGTAACAAAAAAAATAAAGCTTACGAGTGCAACTTCTGTACTTAGTACAATGGATCCAGTTAGATTATTTGAAGACTACGCAACATTGGATTTGCTTTCAAACGGCCGTGCAGAAATAATCGCAGGCAGAGGAGCTTTTGTTGAGTCATTTCCTCTATTTGGATATAACTTAGACGATAATGCCGCACTCTTTGCAGAGAATATGGATCTTTTTCTAAAGCTCAGCAAGAACGATCGAATTTCCTGGGATGGAAATTTTCGTACCCCAATACACAATGCCGAAATCGCACCACGACCTGTTCAAGAGCAAATTCCGATCTGGGTCGGTGTTGGCGGCTCACTTGAAAGTGCAGCAAGAGCAGGTCGATTTGGTGCAGGGATGGCAATGGCAATCCTTGACGGTGATCCTTCACGATTTAAGCCAGTAGCAGACATTTATCGCAAAACCGCTACAGAGACAGGTCACAGCTTACAAAATCTCAAAATCGGTGTAACAGGGCATGGCTATCTTGCAAAAACATCACAGCAAGCGAAAGATGAGTACTATCCATATTATTTAAATTACAAGAAATATGTTGGACAACAGCTCGGTATCGGTTCTAACATGAATGAAGCCGAGTACGAACAAATGCTAACACCTGGAGGAGCATTGTTCGTAGGCAGTCCAGAGCAGATTATTGAAAAAATCCTTTACCAATATGAGATGTTTGGACATAAACGCTTCGTAGCTCAAGTTGATATCGGTGCCATTCCGTTTAAAAAAGTAGCGGAAAGCATTGAGCTTTTAGCTACAAAAGTAGCTCCAGTCGTACGCAAAGAAACAATCAGGTAA
- a CDS encoding lactonase family protein yields the protein MEGVINLSKYIGYIGTYTKGESTGVYSFTFDADASKLGEIKAVAQLDNPTYVNLSQDNKHLYAVIKEGNQGGVASFEINPQSGELTKINTQVIDGASPCHVSVDSHNRQVVSANYHKGTIDAYLVDENGHLTPVTSIVEHTGKGPHERQEKPHTHYSGFTPDDKFVVAVDLGIDKVITYKIEEGKLEEVHSLLVKAGSGPRHLTFHPNGKFAYVMTELSNEVIVLSYNSETGIFTELQYIPTIPDDFTENSQGSAIHISSDGKFVYAGNRGHDSIAVFSVNQVNGELTFVEYTSTEGQWPRDFAFDPTEKFIIASNQESSNLVLFARDTETGKLTLLQSDVTVPDPVCVKFLHV from the coding sequence ATGGAAGGAGTAATAAATTTGTCAAAATACATAGGTTATATTGGTACATATACAAAAGGGGAAAGTACAGGAGTATACAGCTTTACTTTCGATGCTGATGCTTCAAAGCTTGGCGAAATAAAAGCAGTTGCACAATTAGACAATCCGACTTACGTGAACTTAAGTCAGGATAACAAACATCTATATGCAGTTATTAAAGAGGGAAATCAAGGTGGAGTAGCCTCATTTGAAATCAATCCTCAATCAGGTGAACTTACAAAAATCAATACTCAGGTCATCGATGGTGCATCACCTTGTCATGTTAGTGTTGACTCACATAATCGTCAAGTTGTTTCAGCAAACTATCATAAAGGTACAATTGATGCTTATTTAGTAGATGAAAATGGTCACTTAACCCCTGTTACTTCGATTGTCGAGCATACAGGGAAAGGCCCGCACGAAAGACAGGAAAAACCACATACTCATTATTCAGGTTTTACACCAGATGATAAATTTGTAGTTGCCGTTGACTTAGGCATTGACAAAGTGATTACATATAAAATCGAAGAAGGTAAATTAGAAGAGGTACACAGCCTATTAGTGAAAGCAGGAAGTGGTCCTAGACACCTTACCTTCCATCCAAATGGAAAATTCGCTTATGTGATGACAGAACTAAGTAATGAAGTGATTGTACTAAGCTACAATTCAGAAACTGGTATTTTTACCGAATTGCAATATATTCCGACCATACCTGATGATTTTACAGAAAACAGCCAAGGTAGTGCCATACATATCTCATCTGACGGGAAATTTGTTTATGCAGGAAACCGCGGCCACGATAGCATTGCAGTATTCAGTGTGAATCAAGTAAACGGTGAACTTACATTTGTTGAATACACATCAACTGAAGGACAGTGGCCTCGTGACTTCGCATTCGATCCAACAGAAAAATTTATCATTGCTTCCAATCAAGAAAGCAGCAATCTTGTCTTATTTGCCCGTGATACAGAAACAGGGAAATTAACGTTATTACAATCTGATGTTACAGTACCTGATCCAGTTTGTGTGAAATTTTTACATGTATAA